The following are encoded together in the Humulus lupulus chromosome 5, drHumLupu1.1, whole genome shotgun sequence genome:
- the LOC133777806 gene encoding probable calcium-binding protein CML18: MEKDRPLKLDNEQIAKLREIFRSFDRNNDGSLTQLELGSLLRSLGLKPSPDQLEELIQKADTNSNGLIEFSEFVGLVSPEILSTKSPYTEDQLQQLFKMFDRDGNGFITAAELAHSMAKLGHALTAEELTGMIKEADTDGDGRISFPEFSQAITSAAFDNSWA; encoded by the exons ATGGAGAAAGACAGG CCTTTAAAGCTTGACAACGAGCAAATCGCCAAGCTTCGGGAGATATTCCGATCATTTGACCGGAACAACGACGGCAGTCTAACGCAGCTGGAGCTCGGTTCGCTTCTCCGGTCACTCGGCCTAAAGCCGAGTCCGGATCAGCTCGAGGAGCTGATCCAAAAGGCTGACACAAACAGCAATGGCTTGATTGAATTCTCTGAATTTGTCGGCCTGGTTTCGCCGGAGATTCTCTCCACCAAGTCTCCGTACACGGAGGACCAGCTCCAGCAGCTGTTTAAGATGTTTGACAGAGACGGAAACGGGTTCATCACGGCGGCGGAGTTGGCTCACTCCATGGCCAAGCTTGGGCATGCTCTTACAGCAGAAGAGCTTACAGGGATGATCAAAGAGGCTGATACTGATGGAGATGGAAGAATCAGTTTTCCTGAGTTCTCTCAGGCTATTACTTCGGCTGCTTTTGATAATTCGTGGGCTTGA